The proteins below are encoded in one region of Nitrospira sp.:
- the pheT gene encoding phenylalanine--tRNA ligase beta subunit has translation MPTIVFHPSEFERLLAASRGKGMRLTPAQLEALLPLVKGEFKGQDSETGEWRVELQDSNRPDLWCCEGIARQVRTKRAGRPPVYPFFHTKKPPTRQVRVARGMDKVRPYVAACAALGYEVTQSGLAQLIQTQEKLADIFGRKRRTVSIGVYRLPAIQFPVTYDLVDPNGARFTPLGMDTPMTLGEILMVHPKGLEYGSIVSGGNRLPVLRDEVQQVLSFPPIINSREIGEVRVGDQDLFIEVTGTDLHMVVLALNIFAVNLSDRGAKIEPVEVHYPYQTPLGKRVRTPGDFGQCRRVPFSAIGTALGESLKPTEVRRTLRAYGYDVSTSGQHLTVKLPPYRNDLMHTVDVVEDVAICRGYDSFTPEMPQQFTVGGLSQIEQRSDRMRDLMVGLGYQEVISNILGSRQEYVERMRVQETEWGQVVEVDNVMSLNYACLRPSLLPSLLRVESASGRAFYPHRLFEAGEVAHPNSSSAVGSDTRLALGVLAVHAGVTFSELHSALDLLLYYAGYTYELRPLTHPSFLEGRAGEIVVKESSVGYVGELHPEVLDQWQITVPAAAFELDLSALPNFE, from the coding sequence ATGCCGACGATTGTCTTTCATCCGAGCGAGTTCGAGCGATTGCTTGCCGCTTCTCGTGGTAAGGGAATGCGCCTGACGCCAGCGCAGCTAGAGGCGCTGCTTCCTCTTGTGAAAGGGGAATTCAAGGGACAGGATTCCGAGACGGGTGAGTGGCGCGTCGAGCTGCAAGACAGCAATCGTCCCGACCTGTGGTGCTGTGAAGGAATTGCTCGTCAAGTACGGACCAAGCGGGCCGGACGGCCTCCCGTCTACCCATTCTTCCATACCAAAAAACCCCCGACGCGACAGGTGCGTGTGGCGCGCGGTATGGACAAAGTCCGCCCCTATGTGGCGGCATGTGCCGCCTTGGGTTATGAGGTCACGCAGTCAGGGCTGGCACAGCTGATCCAGACGCAGGAAAAGCTGGCCGATATTTTTGGTCGCAAGCGGCGGACGGTATCGATTGGCGTCTATCGCTTGCCCGCCATTCAGTTCCCCGTCACCTACGACCTCGTCGATCCCAATGGCGCCCGATTTACTCCGTTGGGCATGGATACACCCATGACGCTCGGCGAAATTCTGATGGTGCACCCCAAGGGACTCGAATACGGGTCGATCGTGAGCGGCGGAAATCGGCTTCCGGTACTGCGCGATGAGGTCCAACAGGTGCTGAGCTTCCCACCCATCATCAACAGTCGCGAAATCGGTGAAGTGCGAGTGGGGGACCAGGATCTTTTTATCGAGGTGACCGGGACCGACCTGCACATGGTCGTGCTCGCGCTCAATATTTTTGCCGTGAATCTGTCCGATCGGGGTGCCAAGATCGAACCGGTCGAGGTTCACTATCCGTATCAGACTCCACTCGGCAAACGTGTGCGGACACCCGGCGATTTCGGCCAATGCCGCCGTGTCCCCTTTTCAGCCATCGGGACGGCCTTGGGGGAATCGCTCAAGCCGACGGAGGTGCGGCGGACGCTGCGGGCCTATGGGTATGACGTGTCGACGTCCGGGCAGCATCTCACTGTCAAGTTGCCGCCCTATCGGAATGACCTCATGCACACGGTGGACGTCGTCGAGGATGTTGCGATCTGCCGGGGCTACGACAGTTTCACTCCGGAAATGCCCCAACAGTTTACCGTCGGGGGTCTGTCGCAGATCGAACAGCGGTCGGATCGAATGCGGGATCTCATGGTCGGTCTTGGCTATCAGGAAGTGATTTCCAATATCTTGGGTTCTCGGCAAGAGTACGTCGAGCGGATGCGCGTCCAGGAAACGGAGTGGGGACAGGTCGTCGAGGTCGACAACGTGATGTCGCTCAATTATGCCTGTCTCCGTCCTTCCCTGTTGCCCTCGCTCTTACGGGTCGAGAGCGCCTCAGGACGCGCATTCTATCCCCACCGGCTGTTCGAAGCGGGAGAGGTCGCGCACCCAAATTCCTCCAGTGCCGTTGGATCCGACACGCGCCTGGCACTCGGTGTCTTGGCCGTCCACGCCGGGGTAACATTTTCCGAGCTGCATTCGGCGCTGGATCTCTTGTTGTACTATGCTGGCTATACGTATGAGCTGCGGCCGTTGACCCATCCGTCGTTTCTGGAGGGGCGCGCGGGGGAGATCGTGGTCAAGGAGTCGTCCGTCGGGTACGTCGGCGAACTCCATCCGGAAGTGCTCGATCAGTGGCAGATTACTGTGCCGGCGGCAGCCTTCGAGCTGGATTTGAGCGCATTGCCGAATTTCGAATAG
- the rplT gene encoding 50S ribosomal protein L20, whose translation MPRVKGGPKTRARRKKRLKLAKGQYGAKSRLFRSATESVDKGQQYAYRERKKRKRNFRQLWITRISAAARQHGLTYARFMNALKKAQVALDRKALSDIAIKDPSGFERLVDLARQHAATV comes from the coding sequence ATGCCACGCGTAAAAGGTGGACCGAAAACCCGCGCAAGAAGGAAGAAACGTCTCAAGCTGGCGAAAGGTCAGTACGGAGCAAAAAGTCGGCTGTTTCGGTCGGCAACCGAATCCGTCGACAAGGGACAGCAATATGCCTATCGCGAGCGGAAGAAGCGCAAACGCAATTTCCGTCAATTGTGGATTACCCGGATCAGCGCAGCGGCCCGACAGCATGGCCTCACCTATGCCCGGTTCATGAACGCCTTGAAGAAAGCCCAGGTGGCGCTGGATCGCAAGGCCTTGTCCGATATCGCCATCAAAGATCCCAGCGGCTTCGAGCGTCTCGTGGATCTCGCCCGGCAGCACGCAGCCACGGTCTAG
- the rpmI gene encoding 50S ribosomal protein L35, whose amino-acid sequence MAGRKMKTHSGASKRFKKTGTGRVLFKPSGRRHLLTSKNRSRKRRLSGTREVAPGQLQMMDRLLPN is encoded by the coding sequence ATGGCTGGTCGCAAAATGAAGACGCATTCCGGAGCGAGCAAACGTTTCAAGAAAACCGGCACGGGGCGGGTCCTGTTCAAACCATCCGGACGACGCCATTTGCTGACATCCAAGAACCGAAGCCGTAAGCGGCGCCTCTCCGGAACCAGAGAGGTCGCTCCGGGACAGCTTCAAATGATGGACCGCCTCCTCCCCAATTGA
- the thrS gene encoding threonine--tRNA ligase, with protein sequence MSAVQITITLPDGTHRQVPTGCTVQEALASSGIDLDSHIFAAKVNGRSVDLSKPLTQDATVEPLSFSSTDGREVYRHSSTHIMAQAVKELFPGAQVTIGPALEDSFYYDFAFDRPFTPEDLEKIEARARDIARRNLPITRREFSKSEAIEFFKARGEHYKVELIQGFPDGEPISAYSQGEFVDLCRGPHLPSTGHVKAFKLLSTGGAYWRGDERNPMLQRIYGTSFPTQEALDAYLHKLEEIKRRDHRKLGKELDLVTIQDEIGPGLVLWHPKGAAIRLLIENFWREQHIQDGYQLVYSPHVARLDLWKTSGHVDYYKENMFASMKVENSEYQLKPMNCPYHIMIYKSHLRSYRDLPIRYGELGTVYRYERTGVLHGLLRVRGFTQDDAHLFCRPDQMEDEVSRVLDFTFFMLRTFGFSEFEVFLSTRPKESVGSDEHWALATRALEGALRSRGIAFTVDAGGGAFYGPKIDIKIKDALGRSWQCSTVQVDFNNPERFDLTYISEDGKPYRPIMVHRALLGSIERFIGILIEHYAGAFPTWLAPVQARILPISEKHHEYAQRVHAQLMHEGYRIEMDLRNEKIGLKIREAEMAKVPYMLVVGEREAQNGTVSVRGRNKTDHGALPIPGVLDMLRADVTQATRQS encoded by the coding sequence TTGAGTGCAGTGCAGATTACAATCACCCTTCCAGACGGCACACACCGACAGGTTCCGACTGGCTGTACAGTTCAGGAGGCGCTCGCGTCTTCGGGTATAGATCTGGACAGCCACATCTTTGCTGCCAAGGTCAATGGCAGGTCGGTCGATCTATCCAAGCCGTTGACCCAGGACGCGACCGTGGAGCCGCTCAGCTTCTCCTCCACAGACGGACGGGAGGTCTACCGACACAGCAGTACGCACATCATGGCGCAAGCAGTCAAAGAACTGTTCCCGGGCGCGCAAGTCACCATCGGCCCCGCCCTCGAGGACAGCTTTTACTACGATTTTGCCTTTGATCGTCCGTTTACCCCGGAAGACTTGGAAAAGATCGAGGCCCGGGCAAGGGATATCGCACGTCGCAACCTGCCCATTACGCGTCGGGAGTTCTCCAAGTCGGAGGCAATCGAGTTCTTCAAAGCACGTGGCGAGCACTACAAAGTCGAACTCATCCAAGGATTCCCGGACGGTGAGCCCATTTCCGCATACAGCCAAGGCGAGTTCGTCGACCTGTGCCGGGGACCGCACCTTCCCTCGACGGGGCATGTCAAGGCGTTCAAGCTGCTATCCACTGGCGGAGCCTACTGGCGGGGAGACGAGCGCAATCCCATGCTCCAACGGATTTATGGGACGTCGTTTCCCACCCAGGAAGCATTGGACGCCTACCTCCACAAGTTGGAGGAGATCAAGCGTCGTGATCACAGAAAGCTGGGGAAGGAACTCGATCTCGTCACCATCCAAGACGAGATCGGACCCGGTCTGGTGCTCTGGCATCCGAAGGGAGCGGCGATTCGACTCCTCATCGAAAATTTTTGGCGCGAGCAGCACATTCAGGACGGCTATCAACTGGTGTATTCTCCCCACGTTGCTCGACTCGACCTGTGGAAGACAAGCGGGCATGTCGACTATTACAAAGAGAATATGTTCGCCTCAATGAAGGTGGAAAACAGCGAATACCAACTCAAACCGATGAACTGCCCGTATCACATCATGATTTACAAATCGCATCTACGCAGCTATCGCGATTTGCCGATCCGATATGGGGAACTGGGCACCGTCTATCGGTATGAGCGCACCGGAGTCCTGCATGGTCTCCTCCGCGTTCGTGGATTCACGCAAGACGACGCCCATCTTTTCTGCCGACCCGATCAAATGGAGGACGAAGTCAGCCGTGTCCTGGACTTCACCTTCTTTATGCTTCGAACGTTCGGATTCTCCGAATTCGAAGTGTTCCTGTCGACCAGACCGAAGGAGTCGGTCGGCAGCGACGAGCACTGGGCGCTGGCCACCAGGGCCTTGGAAGGTGCCCTTAGGAGCCGCGGCATCGCGTTCACCGTCGACGCCGGAGGCGGAGCTTTTTATGGTCCCAAGATCGACATCAAGATTAAGGATGCTCTGGGACGGTCTTGGCAGTGCTCGACCGTGCAGGTTGACTTCAATAACCCCGAACGTTTCGACTTGACGTACATTTCAGAGGATGGGAAGCCATATCGGCCGATCATGGTGCATCGCGCGCTCCTAGGATCGATCGAGCGCTTTATCGGTATTTTGATCGAACACTATGCCGGTGCCTTTCCGACTTGGCTGGCCCCCGTCCAAGCGAGGATTCTGCCGATTTCTGAAAAGCACCACGAGTACGCCCAGCGTGTCCACGCGCAACTGATGCACGAAGGCTACCGAATCGAGATGGACCTCCGGAATGAGAAAATAGGATTGAAAATTCGGGAAGCCGAAATGGCGAAAGTACCGTATATGCTCGTGGTCGGTGAGCGAGAGGCTCAGAATGGGACCGTGTCAGTTCGAGGGCGTAACAAGACCGACCATGGGGCTCTGCCTATACCTGGGGTCCTTGACATGCTGCGGGCAGACGTGACACAAGCGACCCGCCAATCGTAA
- a CDS encoding transcriptional regulator, protein MTKEELIARMAATAGITKVAAGTALEAFTGAVTTSLKKGQRVSLVNFGTFTVSKRRARTGRNPRTGEPLKIPAARVPKFSAGKELKAAVK, encoded by the coding sequence ATGACCAAAGAGGAATTGATTGCCAGGATGGCTGCCACGGCAGGCATCACAAAAGTTGCCGCGGGAACCGCGCTCGAAGCATTCACCGGCGCGGTGACGACTTCTCTCAAGAAAGGCCAGCGTGTCAGTTTGGTGAACTTTGGGACGTTTACGGTCAGCAAGCGCAGGGCACGGACCGGCCGGAACCCCCGCACGGGTGAACCGCTGAAGATCCCGGCCGCTCGCGTGCCAAAATTCTCAGCTGGCAAGGAACTCAAGGCGGCAGTGAAGTAA
- a CDS encoding transcriptional regulator, translating into MRIGSKRTNYGILVAIDLATQATGEPVQARTIARRQAIPVRVLEHVLTAMKRAGLVESTRGVQGGYLLRKRPEELSVAQIIEALDGPPVVPVTASRAGSPVRRGIEQHLLLSAIWARVQQVEMDLLNRIMLSELVEEYRVLHQRGSPMYHI; encoded by the coding sequence ATGAGAATCGGGAGCAAGCGAACAAACTATGGAATTCTTGTAGCGATTGATCTCGCGACTCAGGCCACTGGAGAACCGGTACAGGCCAGGACCATCGCGAGGCGCCAAGCCATTCCGGTACGAGTCTTGGAGCATGTGCTCACGGCCATGAAGCGCGCTGGCCTTGTCGAAAGCACCCGAGGTGTCCAAGGCGGCTACCTCTTGCGGAAGCGGCCGGAGGAGCTTTCTGTGGCCCAGATTATTGAGGCGCTCGATGGTCCACCTGTGGTACCAGTGACTGCTTCGAGAGCCGGCTCTCCTGTTCGTCGAGGCATAGAACAGCATCTCCTTCTGAGTGCCATATGGGCTCGGGTGCAGCAGGTGGAAATGGACTTGCTGAACCGGATCATGTTGAGCGAGCTGGTTGAGGAGTATCGAGTTCTACATCAACGCGGGAGCCCGATGTACCACATTTAA
- the cysH gene encoding phosphoadenosine phosphosulfate reductase: MHEADLQAVSQTLEAKSPQDVLAFAIERYHPRIVLACSFGAEDVVLVDMMHRINPDMPLFYLDTDFLFPETYRTRDRIVERYALKPAQLIQARPLITPERQAAEHGDQLWTRHPDQCCQIRKVEPLTRVLEGYDAWVTGIRRDQAPTRANAGLIEWDGKFGLVKVNPLARWRWSDVWSYIKIYEVPYNELHDRNYPSVGCTHCTAPVADGEDPRSGRWKNSAKTECGLHK, translated from the coding sequence GTGCACGAAGCCGACCTCCAAGCGGTCAGTCAGACTCTCGAGGCGAAGTCGCCGCAGGATGTGTTGGCGTTTGCGATCGAGCGATACCACCCGCGTATCGTGTTGGCGTGCAGTTTTGGGGCCGAGGACGTCGTGCTCGTGGACATGATGCACCGAATTAATCCGGACATGCCCTTGTTCTATCTCGATACCGACTTCTTGTTTCCAGAGACCTATCGGACGCGGGATCGCATCGTGGAGCGGTATGCGCTCAAGCCGGCTCAACTTATCCAGGCGAGGCCGTTGATCACGCCGGAACGCCAAGCGGCCGAACACGGCGATCAACTGTGGACCCGTCATCCTGACCAATGCTGCCAAATTAGGAAGGTGGAGCCGCTAACGCGCGTGCTCGAAGGGTACGATGCCTGGGTCACCGGCATCCGTCGTGATCAGGCTCCGACCCGAGCGAATGCCGGCCTCATCGAATGGGATGGGAAGTTTGGCTTGGTTAAGGTGAATCCGTTGGCCAGATGGCGATGGTCCGACGTGTGGAGCTACATCAAGATCTATGAGGTGCCGTACAACGAATTACACGACCGAAACTACCCCAGCGTCGGGTGCACCCATTGTACGGCTCCGGTCGCCGATGGGGAGGATCCACGATCTGGGCGATGGAAAAATTCTGCGAAAACCGAATGTGGACTGCACAAATGA
- the trpD gene encoding anthranilate phosphoribosyltransferase, translated as MMQSFIAKIGKGAKTCKDLTWEEAKQAMACLVEGRATEAQIGAFLIGMRMKGESVGEFAAFTATARSYVTPLRVPDNAHLVDVACYAGKQDTFSAIAGAALVAASAGATVLVHGWEGLPERPGVWSTFSALGIAVDLPPSVVEKELVANAFAYLDIALFHPPLGKLLALRHELGVRNFVHPVARMLNPARAAVQVIGMMHPPYFEKIGEALGMLGGARALIVRGVEGEPELSIAGGTQITELRDRDGHPMRITFQPKDAGLPLGTTRDMAGFSPKERNKEAALLLRILQGELKGQARNWITLNAGMLLYAARVAASIPEGVRAAQTAIDSGAVMRKLMIVGRPAGIAVGSTL; from the coding sequence ATGATGCAGTCGTTCATCGCGAAGATCGGAAAGGGCGCCAAGACCTGCAAGGATCTCACCTGGGAGGAAGCGAAGCAGGCCATGGCCTGTCTCGTCGAGGGGCGAGCAACTGAAGCTCAGATCGGCGCGTTTCTCATCGGCATGAGAATGAAGGGTGAATCCGTCGGAGAATTCGCCGCCTTTACCGCAACCGCACGATCCTACGTCACGCCGCTGCGAGTGCCGGACAACGCGCATCTGGTCGATGTGGCCTGCTACGCCGGCAAGCAGGACACGTTTTCGGCGATCGCTGGCGCGGCGCTTGTGGCTGCGTCAGCGGGAGCGACGGTGCTCGTGCACGGATGGGAAGGCCTTCCCGAACGGCCAGGCGTCTGGTCCACCTTTTCCGCGCTGGGTATTGCCGTCGATTTGCCGCCTTCGGTGGTCGAGAAGGAGTTGGTTGCCAATGCCTTCGCGTACCTGGATATTGCGCTGTTTCATCCACCCTTGGGGAAATTGCTCGCGCTCCGGCATGAACTCGGCGTGCGAAATTTCGTGCATCCGGTGGCGCGTATGCTGAATCCCGCCCGCGCGGCTGTGCAGGTGATCGGCATGATGCATCCGCCTTATTTCGAGAAAATCGGTGAGGCGCTCGGGATGCTGGGTGGGGCGCGGGCGTTGATCGTGCGCGGCGTCGAAGGAGAACCGGAACTGTCCATCGCCGGAGGGACGCAGATCACCGAACTGCGGGACCGGGACGGTCATCCGATGCGGATCACCTTTCAACCGAAGGACGCGGGCCTGCCCCTCGGCACGACGCGAGACATGGCGGGCTTTTCGCCCAAGGAGCGGAACAAGGAAGCCGCACTGCTGCTGCGGATCCTGCAAGGTGAACTCAAGGGGCAGGCACGCAACTGGATTACGCTGAATGCGGGGATGTTACTGTACGCAGCTCGTGTGGCAGCGTCGATCCCTGAGGGAGTCCGGGCGGCCCAGACCGCGATTGATTCCGGCGCGGTCATGCGTAAATTGATGATAGTCGGACGACCGGCCGGCATCGCGGTCGGTTCAACACTGTAG
- a CDS encoding sulfate adenylyltransferase, protein MKHLRQLEDQSVYILREAYKHFDHLGMLWSMGKDSTVLLWLARKAFFGHVPFPLLHVDTSYKIPAMIEYRDRLAREWRLNLVVGQNKEALAAGMNHTMGRQVCCTALKTNGLKQLIEEHGYTGIILGVRADEEATRAKERYFSPRDKHGEWDFREQPPELWDQFKTSFPPGTHIRIHPLLDWTEINIWEYIKLENIPFMDLYLDKGEGIRYRSLGCEPCTAPIKSCAQSVDDILIELRNTKIAERAGRAQDEGRGMEMLRKDGYM, encoded by the coding sequence ATGAAGCACTTACGACAGCTTGAAGATCAAAGCGTCTATATTCTCCGTGAAGCCTACAAGCACTTCGATCATCTCGGCATGCTCTGGTCCATGGGCAAGGATTCCACCGTGCTGCTGTGGTTGGCGCGAAAGGCCTTCTTCGGACACGTGCCGTTTCCGCTTTTGCACGTCGACACGAGTTATAAAATTCCCGCGATGATCGAGTATCGAGACCGACTTGCCAGGGAATGGCGGTTGAACCTTGTGGTGGGACAGAACAAAGAGGCGCTGGCCGCGGGGATGAATCACACGATGGGCCGGCAAGTCTGCTGCACGGCCCTCAAAACGAACGGCCTCAAGCAATTGATCGAAGAACACGGTTATACGGGGATCATTTTGGGCGTAAGGGCCGACGAAGAGGCCACGCGGGCCAAAGAGCGATATTTTTCTCCTCGCGACAAGCATGGCGAGTGGGATTTCAGGGAGCAGCCACCCGAGCTCTGGGACCAATTCAAGACTTCGTTCCCACCCGGGACGCATATCCGCATCCATCCGCTCCTGGATTGGACGGAGATCAATATTTGGGAATACATCAAGCTTGAGAATATCCCCTTCATGGACCTGTATCTGGACAAAGGCGAGGGCATACGCTACCGGAGCCTTGGGTGCGAGCCTTGCACCGCGCCGATCAAATCGTGCGCGCAGTCGGTCGACGATATTTTGATCGAACTGCGGAATACTAAGATTGCTGAACGAGCGGGACGTGCTCAGGACGAGGGGCGGGGGATGGAAATGCTTCGGAAAGACGGCTACATGTAG
- a CDS encoding adenylyl-sulfate kinase, protein MTVAVGKTDQAQAHLNIVIVGHVDHGKSTLVGRLFADTGSLPDGKLEKVQAICRQQGKEFEYAFLFDAFLEEQEQGITIDTARTFFSWKERQYIIIDAPGHKEFLKNMVSGAARAEAALLLIDAHEGVKEQSKKHGYLLSLLGVKQVAVVVNKMDLAGYRQDVFSRIEGEYSEFLAQLKVKPQRFIPVSAKVGDNIAHASAQMPWYRGPTVLQTLESFTKETAREQQPLRFPIQDVYKFDARRILAGRLASGAIRVGDRLVFSPSNKSARVRTIEAFNIEPVPTEAKAGQSTGVTLDEQIFVERGEIASHQETVPQVSTLVRCNLFWMGRRPLEKGCTYELRLATQEVECEVATIHRIIDTADLDAKQVHTAVHRNEVAELTIRTRAPLAFDLYGDFESTGRFVLVDQYDVSGGGIITEALRDEQTSLRDEARKRDIAWVKGDVTPDERTALFGHRAALVLITGGAHAGKSFLARRLEVRLIADGRHAYLLDGQNLRHGLDSDIHAEDASETVRRFGEVARLFMDSGLIVISTTNTFSRADHQAVRTLVQPAAVLAVHLSNHPEEPPPNTDLVFAGPKDFEEIAKRIIDELKRRDILMRLGGGAQGPQYSI, encoded by the coding sequence ATGACGGTGGCCGTTGGAAAGACAGATCAGGCGCAGGCGCATTTGAACATTGTGATCGTCGGACATGTCGATCACGGCAAGTCGACGTTGGTTGGTCGTCTCTTTGCCGACACCGGCTCGTTGCCGGACGGGAAGCTCGAAAAAGTTCAGGCCATCTGCCGACAGCAAGGCAAGGAATTCGAATATGCGTTTCTTTTCGACGCCTTTCTGGAGGAGCAGGAGCAGGGGATCACCATTGATACCGCGCGGACGTTTTTCTCGTGGAAGGAGCGCCAATACATCATCATCGATGCGCCGGGCCACAAGGAGTTCCTTAAGAATATGGTTTCTGGCGCGGCGCGAGCCGAAGCGGCGCTGTTGCTCATCGACGCTCACGAGGGCGTTAAGGAGCAGTCCAAAAAGCACGGGTATCTGTTGTCGCTCTTGGGCGTCAAACAGGTCGCCGTGGTCGTCAACAAGATGGACTTGGCCGGATACCGACAAGATGTGTTCAGCCGGATTGAAGGCGAATATTCGGAGTTTCTGGCGCAGCTGAAAGTCAAACCGCAGCGATTCATCCCGGTCAGCGCGAAGGTCGGCGACAACATTGCGCATGCCAGCGCCCAGATGCCCTGGTATCGCGGTCCAACCGTATTGCAGACGCTGGAGTCGTTCACCAAAGAGACCGCTCGCGAGCAACAGCCGCTACGTTTCCCGATTCAAGACGTCTACAAGTTTGATGCACGACGGATTCTGGCCGGACGATTGGCGAGCGGAGCGATCAGGGTGGGAGACCGCTTGGTGTTTTCACCTTCGAACAAGTCGGCAAGGGTCCGGACCATCGAAGCATTCAATATCGAGCCGGTTCCGACCGAGGCCAAGGCGGGACAATCGACTGGTGTGACGTTGGACGAACAAATCTTTGTCGAGCGCGGCGAGATCGCCTCCCATCAGGAAACCGTGCCGCAGGTGTCGACCCTCGTCCGCTGCAACCTGTTCTGGATGGGGCGGCGCCCCCTTGAAAAAGGGTGCACCTACGAGTTGCGACTGGCCACGCAGGAAGTGGAGTGCGAGGTGGCCACGATTCATCGCATCATCGATACGGCGGATTTGGATGCCAAGCAGGTGCATACCGCGGTTCACCGTAATGAAGTGGCCGAATTGACGATCCGGACACGTGCCCCGTTGGCCTTCGACCTGTATGGGGATTTCGAGTCTACCGGACGGTTTGTTCTCGTCGACCAGTACGATGTATCGGGTGGCGGCATCATCACCGAAGCTCTGCGCGACGAACAAACGAGCCTGCGCGACGAGGCGCGCAAGCGGGACATCGCATGGGTCAAGGGCGATGTCACTCCAGATGAACGCACCGCCCTCTTCGGCCATCGCGCAGCGCTGGTGCTGATCACCGGAGGGGCCCATGCGGGGAAGTCTTTTTTGGCCCGTCGGCTCGAGGTCAGACTCATTGCGGATGGCCGACACGCGTACCTGCTGGACGGTCAAAATCTTCGGCATGGATTGGACAGCGACATTCATGCTGAAGATGCAAGCGAGACCGTCCGTCGATTCGGCGAGGTGGCCCGGCTATTTATGGACTCGGGATTGATTGTGATTTCGACGACCAACACCTTTAGCCGAGCGGATCATCAAGCCGTTCGAACCCTCGTGCAGCCGGCGGCAGTCCTGGCCGTGCACCTGAGCAACCATCCGGAGGAGCCGCCCCCCAATACCGATCTCGTGTTTGCGGGTCCGAAGGATTTTGAGGAGATTGCCAAGCGGATCATCGACGAATTGAAGCGTCGCGATATTCTCATGAGGTTGGGCGGAGGTGCGCAGGGCCCCCAATATTCGATTTAA
- a CDS encoding ATP-binding protein gives MTDTARTAMTPEKDLKSILAKLQYQDDAKVVQQITAQMRQVQARMAAVTHKIAVMSGKGGVGKSMTTVNLGLALARLGKRVGLLDVDLNGPCVPRMLGMHGQRLTITDEGAIPPIGPLGIKVASMDFFLDATSPVRWKGPMDLSPVWLGLMEMNVIREFLGDVVWGELDYLLTDLPPGAAADKPPVIAGFIPDLAGAVVVTTPSEVASDVVQKSITYARDMGIAVLGVVENMSEYRCPSCGAEGELFEGNTQAMCDALDVPLLGRIPFDRTLAKTFDKGAPLLDEHYPTLQRYRQVAERVMTLVQYRKVLGEKL, from the coding sequence ATGACCGACACCGCTCGCACCGCCATGACTCCAGAAAAGGACCTCAAGTCCATTTTGGCGAAACTCCAATATCAGGACGACGCCAAAGTCGTGCAGCAAATCACCGCGCAGATGCGCCAGGTGCAGGCTCGCATGGCCGCAGTCACGCACAAGATTGCCGTCATGAGCGGCAAGGGGGGGGTCGGGAAGAGCATGACCACGGTCAATCTCGGTCTGGCTCTGGCCCGATTGGGCAAACGCGTTGGTCTACTCGATGTCGACTTGAACGGGCCGTGCGTACCACGCATGCTGGGGATGCACGGCCAGCGACTGACGATCACCGACGAGGGTGCAATTCCGCCGATTGGCCCACTCGGGATTAAGGTCGCCTCCATGGATTTCTTTCTTGATGCCACGTCGCCAGTGCGGTGGAAGGGACCCATGGATCTGAGTCCGGTGTGGCTCGGATTGATGGAAATGAACGTGATTCGCGAATTTCTCGGCGATGTCGTCTGGGGGGAACTGGATTACCTGCTCACGGATCTTCCCCCCGGAGCCGCGGCGGACAAGCCCCCCGTCATCGCCGGCTTTATCCCCGATCTAGCCGGGGCGGTCGTGGTGACGACCCCCTCGGAGGTCGCGTCTGACGTGGTGCAGAAGTCCATCACCTATGCGCGGGATATGGGCATTGCCGTGTTGGGTGTCGTCGAGAACATGAGTGAATATCGATGCCCGTCTTGCGGTGCGGAGGGAGAATTGTTCGAGGGCAACACCCAAGCCATGTGCGATGCGTTGGACGTACCGCTGCTTGGCCGCATCCCCTTCGATCGAACGCTTGCAAAGACCTTCGACAAGGGAGCGCCGCTATTGGATGAACACTATCCGACGTTACAACGCTATCGGCAAGTTGCGGAACGAGTGATGACGCTGGTGCAGTATCGCAAAGTACTAGGGGAAAAGCTCTAG